The sequence CGGTGGTGGCGAAGATGTGCGGGACGCTGCGGCTGTCATAGCGCACGTCCACTTCTCCGGTCATGCCGGGGATGGCGGCGGTGGCGCTGGCCGGGAGGTCATTCTGGGCGTTGGCCCAGAGCCCCACCGACGGGGACAGGAGCGCGTTGAGGGGGGGCACGGCGCCGACCCCCTGGGTGCCGGCCCAGGTGGCCGCAGCCCCCAGCGCCAGCAGTGACACGGCAGAAACGAGTTTGGCCATCCGGGAAGGATCCGATCTGGCGCTCCGGTGTGCAAGTTCGGACGTGGCCGGCGTCTCCCCCAGTGACCGCCACTTTCGGGCGGTGGAACGGGCAGCGGATGTGAACGGGCGAGACGCCAAACGGGATTGCGCAATGGATCACGTGGACCGGCTGTTTCGGGAGTATCACGCCCCCGTCGTGCGGTATCTCACACGACGATTGGGAGATCGTGACCTCGCCGAGGAATTGGCACAGGAGACCTTCGTGCGGGCGCTGCGGCATGCGCCGGCCACGAACGAGCGCGCGTGGATCTTTGCCGTCGCGACGAACCTCGTGCGCGACGAGGCGCGCCGCGATGCGCGCGAACGGAAGCGACTGACGATGCTCCGCCTCGAGGCCGAGGAAGCACTGGAGCCGGAGCCGACGTCGCTCGAACGATTGCAGGAGCAGGCGCTGGCCCGCTCGGCGGTGGACGCACTCGCCGAGAAGGACCGGATGGCGCTGCTGCTCCGTGAAGAAGGGCTCG is a genomic window of Gemmatimonadaceae bacterium containing:
- a CDS encoding sigma-70 family RNA polymerase sigma factor, whose protein sequence is MDHVDRLFREYHAPVVRYLTRRLGDRDLAEELAQETFVRALRHAPATNERAWIFAVATNLVRDEARRDARERKRLTMLRLEAEEALEPEPTSLERLQEQALARSAVDALAEKDRMALLLREEGLDYHEIAAALGLAVGSVGTTLSRARRRLVDAYEALQRDRAAREGTDVA